The Acidimicrobiales bacterium genome includes the window GGCCGCGTCGAGTGCGGCGAGCGCCTCGGCCGCCCCGCAGTCGGCGACGTCGGCCAGGAGCGCCCCGCTCGCGGGGTCGAGGACGGGGAAGGTGGAGCCGCCCGCGGCGGGGGAGAAGGCGCCCCCGATGAAGGCACGGGTGGGGGCGTCGAAGGGGAGGGTCGCCATACAAAGACGCTACGGCGAGCGCCGGCTGATGAGGCCTCGGCCGCTACTCGTCCTCGGCGCCACTCAGCGTCTCGGCCGCGGCGCGCACCGCCTTCAGGATCCCCTGGTAGCCGGTGCAGCGGCAGAGGTTGCCCGAGAGGCCTTCGCGGATCTCCTCGTCGCTCGGTACAGGGTGGTCGCGGAGGAAGGCGGTCATCGAGACCACGAAGCCCGGGGTGCAAAAGCCGCACTGCAGGCCGTGGTTCGCCCAGAACGCCTCCTGCACCGCGCTGAGGGTGCCGTCGGTCGGGGAGAGGCCCTCGACGGTCGTCACCGACTGCCCGCGCACCTGCACGGCGAAGAGCAGGCAGGCTCGCACCGCCGCACCGTCGAGGAGGACGGTGCACGCCCCGCAGACGCCGTGTTCGCAGGCGAGGTGGGTGCCGGTGAGCGAGCAGCGGTCGCGGAGGAAGTCGGCGAGGGTCTCGCGCGCCTCGACCAAGGCGCGGACTCGCTCGCCGTTCACCACGATCTCGACGGGGAGCTCATCCACGGCGTGCCTCCTCGAGCGCCTGGCCGACGACGCGGCGGATCATCGGTGCGGCGACGCGCAGGCGGTACGCCGCCGAAGCGTGGACGTCGTCGACGGGGGAGACGCCTGCGAGCGCGAGCGCCGCGACCTCGGCGAGATCGACGCGCCCTGCGTCTTGCCCGGAGAGCGCCGCCTCAGCCGCCCCGGCGCGCAGCGGGGTCGGGCCCATGCCCATCAGCGCGATCGCGGCGTGCGCCACCGTGCCCGCGGCGTCGAGGGTGAGGTGGCAGGCGGCGCCGGCGATCGCGAAGTCGCCGAGGCGCCAGGCGAGCTCCTCGAAGCCGTTCCCCGACCGGGGCGGTGCCGCCGCGAGGTGCACGGCCACGAGCAGCTCGTCGGGCTCGAGGGCGGTCTCCCAGACCGAGGTGAAGAAGGACGAGGCGGCGATCCTGTGCGAGCCGCGGACGCTCGCCACCTCCATCTCGGCGTCGAGGGCGCAGGCCACGGCGGGCAGCTCGGACGCCGGGTCGGCGTGCGCGATCGTCCCGCCGACCGTGCCGCGGTTGCGGATCTGGAAGTGGCCGATGAAGGGCAAGGCGCGGGCGAGCAGTGGGGCCCGTCGGGCGACCTCCGCGGAGCGCTCGGCGACCGCCTGCCGCGTCATCGCGCCGATGCGGAGGCCCTCTCCCTCGGCGTCCACCCCGGCGAGCTCGTCGACGTGGTTCACGTCGACGAGGTGCTCGAAGCGCGAGAGGCGGAGCGCGAGCATCGGCACGAGGCTCTGGCCACCGGCGAGGACCTTGGCCTCCTCGGCGTGCTCGTGCAGCAGCGCGGCGGCCTCTTCGATCGTCGTCGGTGCGTGGTAGTCGAATAGGGCCGGCTTCACTGTCGCTCCGGGGGAGAGGGTGCGAAGAACCGTACGGTCGGCGCGCCGCCGGTGCAACCGCCTCCCACGGGCCACGGCGGGGACGGTTTGTATGCTCGGCGTCGTCCATCGATCGGGAGGTCGCGGTGACACAAGTCGAGGCAGGGAGCGCAGCCCGCTTCGTCGGCGCGCGTGCCCGCCGCAAGGAGGACCCCCGCCTGCTCACCGGGCAGGGCGCCTACGTCGCGGACATCGAGCTGCGCGGCTGCGCGCACGTCGCCTTCGTCCGCAGCCCCTACCCGAAGGCGACGATCGACGCCTTCGAGCTCGACGCGGCGCGCGCCGCGCCGGGGGTGCGCGGCGTACTCACCGGAGCCGAGTTGAGCGTCGGGCTGAAGCTCCCCGGAGGGTGGCGGGGGAGCCTGCTCGCGACGACCGCAGTCTCCTACGTCGGCGAGCCGGTGGTGATGGTCGTCGCCGACAGCCGCGCCGAAGCCGAGGACGCTGCCGAGCTGGTGGAGGTGCGCTACACCCCGCAGCAGCCGGTGATCGACCTCGAGGAGGCGGTCGCCGACACGGTCTTCGCGCACGACGCGGACACTTCCAACGCCTTCAACCCCTCGGTGAGCGAGGGCTTCGCGACCGTCGACGCCGCGCTCGCGGCGGCGCCGCACTGCTTCACCGAGCGCATCGAGCAGCACCGCTACGTCCACTCCCCGATGGAGGGGCGTGCCGTCGCTGCCCGCTGGCAGTCGGCGACGGGCCAGCTCACGGTCTGGATCTCGACCCAGGGTCCGCACCCCGCCGTCTCGCACTTTGCCTCGGTGATGCAGGTCGACCAGACCAAGGTGCGTGTCATCGCCGGCGACGTCGGCGGTGCCTTCGGCCAGAAGATCTCGGTGAGCCGGGAGGAGACGGCGATCCCCGTCGCCGCCCGCCTCCTCGACCGGCCGCTCCGCTGGATCGAGGATCGCTACGAGAACCTCGTCGCCGGTCCGCACGCGCGCCGCGAGTTCGCCGACGTCTCGGTGGCGACCGACGAGGAGGGACGGATCCTCGCGATGAAGGTCGACCACTACCAGGACTGCGGGGCCTACGGCGGATCGGGCGGCGGCAACTTCGTGACGATGATCCCCGGCCCCTACCGGATCCCCGTCGTCGAGGTGCGGTCGACCTCGATCCGCACGAACACCTCCTCGCGCGCCGCGTACCGGGGGCCCTGGATGCTCGAGTCCGTGCTGCGCGAGACGATGCTCGACCTCATCGCCCGGCGACTCGGCATCGACGTCCTCGAGATCCGCCGCCGCAACATCCTGCATCGCGAGGAGCTCCCCTACCGGACCGGCACGGGGATGAACTACGACCTCATCACTGCGGAGGAGACGATGGAGCGCGCCGTCGCCCTCCTCGACTACGGCGCCTTCCGCAGCGCGCAGCAGGAGGCCCGCCGCGAGGGTCGCTACCTCGGTGTCGGGATCAGCGTCTTCGTCGAGCCCTCGGCGATGGGTGCCCGCCGGGTGAGCGACGGGGCGGCGATCCGCATCGACACCTCCGGCAAGGTCCTCGTCAGCGTGGGGAGCGGCTCGCAGGGCCACAGCGTCGAGACGACGATCTGCCAGATCGTCGCCGACGAGCTCGGTGTCGATCTCGCCGACGTGAGCATCGTCATCGGCGACACCGCGGCGACCCCCTTCGGAGCGACCACCGGCGGCAGCCGCAACGCGGTGAGCGGCGGGAACTCCGCGATCAAGGCCGCCGTCGACCTGCGGGGAAAGGTGCTCGAGATCGCCGGCCATGCGCTCGAGGCGAGCGTCGAGGACCTCGAGATCGAAAAGGGCGTGGTGCAGGTGCGCGGCGCCCCGGTGCGGCAGAAGAGCCTGGGGGAGATCGCCACGCTCGCGGAGACCTCCCTCAACCTCCCGGCAGGGATGCAACCGGGCCTCGAGACGGTCGGGCGCTTCACGACGAGCACCGGCTACACCTTCTCCAACGCCACCCACGTGGCGGTCTGCGAGGTGGACGTCGAGACCGGGCAGGTGGCCGTGCGGCGCTTCATCGTGAGCGAGGACTGCGGCGTGATGATCAACCCCAATGTCGTCGAGGGACAGATCGCAGGCGGCGTGATCCAGGGGATCGGCGGCGTCCTGTACGAGCACTTCGTCTACGACGAGGCCGGCAACCCGCTCACCACCACCTACCTCGACTACCTCATCCCGACCTCGACCGAGGTGCCGGTCATCGAGTACGACCACCTGGAGACGGCGGCCACGACCAACCCCGGCGGCTTCAAGGGGATGGGGGAGGGAGGCGCGATCGGCGCCCCCGCGGCGATCATCAACGCCGTGGCGGACGCGCTCGCACCCTTCGGCGTGGAGATCACCCGCCAGCCGCTCACGCCACCGCGGGTGCTCGCGCTGCTCGACGGCGCTGCGCTGCCGGCCTGAGCGCCGCGATGCCGGCGGTGAGCGCCGCCTTCTGCTGCTTCCGGCGCACCGCCGAGGGCGCGGAGGTGCTCCTCGTCCACCCCGGAGGCCCCTACTTCGCGCATCGCGACGAGGGGGTGTGGTCGATCCCGAAGGGGCTCGCCGAGCCGGGGGAGGAGTTGCTCGAGACGGCGCGTCGCGAGTTCACCGAGGAGGTGGGCGCCCCACCCCCCGCCGGGTCGGTGATCGAGCTCGGGGAGGTGCGCCAGCGCAACGGGAAGCGGGTCGTGGCCTTCGCGGCCGAGAGTGATGACCCGGCCCTTGCCTTCGTCTGCTCGAACGACTTCGAGCTCGAGTGGCCACCCCGCTCGGGCGAGCTGCAGCGCTTCCCCGAGTGCGACCGCGGCGCGTGGTGCTCCCTCGCAGAGGCGAAGCGGGTGCTCGTCGAGGCGCAGGGCGAGCTGATCGACCGCCTGCAGGAGGTGCTGGCGGGCGAGCTCCGCTGAAGGGGCGGCGCGCGCGAGCGTGCTACAACGGCGCCGTGCACCCCCCGAAGCAGCCCACGTCCACCGCCGGAGGGCGCTGAGGTGGCCGGCCTCGGCCGCTTCCGGGCGCTCGTCGCCACCGAACAGGGCGTGCCCCCGGCCTTCGCCGAGGTCGGCGAGGAGTCCCTCGGCGAGGGCGAGGTCACCGTCGAGGTCGCCTACTCGAGCCTCAACTACAAAGACGCCCTCGCCACCACCGCGACGGCTCCGGTGGTGCGGCGCTTCCCGCTCACCATCGGCATCGACCTCGCCGGCAGCGTCGTCGCCTCGAGCGACCCGGGCTTCTCCGTCGGCGACGAGGTGCTCGTCGCCGGCGGCGGTCTCGGCGAGGACCACCCCGGCGCGTACGCCCGCTACGCGCGCGTGCCGGCGGAGTGGTGCGTCCGCCTCCCCGAGGGCCTCGGCGCCGTCGGGGCGATGGCGCTCGGCACCGCGGGGCTGACCGCGATGCTGTGCTGCGCGGCGCTCGAGCGCAACGGCGCGACGCCCGAGCGCCTAGGCGGCGAGCCGGTGCTCGTCACCGGCGCTGCGGGCGGCGTCGGCTCGTACGCGGTGGCGCTGCTCGGCCGCCTTGGCTACACCGTCGTCGCCTCGACCGGACGGGTCGAGGAGGCCGCTTACCTCAGCGCGCTCGGCGCGGCGCGCGTCGTCGGGCGCGAGGAGCTGGCCCCGGTCGGGCGCGGCCCCCTCGGTCCGGTGAGCTTCGCCTCGGCGATCGACGTCGTCGGGGGCGCGACCCTCGCCGAGGTGCTCCGCCGCACGGCGCCGAACGGCACCGTCGCGGCCTGCGGGCTGGCGGGGGGCAGCCAGCTCGAGAGCACGGTCTACCCCTTCATCCTGCGCGGCGTCGTCCTCGCCGGCGTGAACTCGGTGACGCTGCACGCCGAGGAGCGACGGGCCACCTGGTCGCGCCTCGGGGCGCTCCTCCCCGACGGCCTCGCCGGGACGGTCGCCCGCGTCGAGGCGCTCTCGGAGGTGGCCTCCCTCGCGCCGGAGGTGCTCGCGGGTAGGGTGCGCGGGCGCGTCGTCCTCGACGTCGCGCGCTGAGCTACTCCGCGGGCGCTCCGTCGTCCCCGTCGGCGATGCGGAAGAAGCGGTCGCGGTAGTAGGCGAGCTCGGCGACGCTCTCGCGGATGTCGTCGAGGGCCCGGTGGTTCCCGGACTTCTTCGGCGCCTTGCCATACAGCCCCGGCGCCCACCGCCGGCAGAGCTCCTTCACCGTCGAGACGTCGACCGATCGGTAGTTCAGGTAGTTCTCGATCTCGGGGAGGTGGCGACTGAGGAAGCGGCGGTCGACGCCGATCGAGTTGCCGCAGAGCGGGACCCGCCCCGCCTCCTTCACGTGCTCCTTGATGAACGCGAGCGTCTCGGCGCCCGCCTCCTCCAAGGTGAGGGGGGAGGCCTCGATCGCCGCCAGCAGCCCGGACTCGCGGTGCATCTTGTCGACGACGGCGTCCATCTTCGCGAGCTCGTCGGCGCTCGCCGAGACGACGAGGTCGGGCCCTTCGGCGACGATCGCGAGCTGGTCGTCGGTGACGAGCGTGGCGATCTCGACGATGACGTGCCGGTCGGGGTCGAGGCCGGTCATCTCGAGATCCATCCAGACGAGCATCCGGCGATGCTACGTGACCCTCGTGGCACGTCCGCCGGGCGGCGGCACTAGCTTGCGGACGTGATCGAGGTCCCGATCGTCCTCCTCGACGAGGAGCTCGCTGCGCCTGCGTACGCGCGCGTCGGCGACGCCGGCGCCGACCTCGTGGCCCGCGAGGACCTCCGCCTCGAGCCGCGCGGCGGGCGCGGCCTGGTTTCGACCGGCGTCGCGGTCTCGATTCCCGTCGGCTACGCGGGGCTCGTGCTTCCTCGGAGCGGCCTTGCCGCCCGCCACGGCATCACCTGCCTGAACAGTCCCGGCCTCATCGACTCCGGCTACCGGGGCGAACTGCAGGTGCTGCTCGTGAACACCGACCCCGAGATCGCCTACGAGGTCCGACGCGGCGATCGCGTGGCACAGCTCGTGATCGTGCCGGTCGAGCAGGCGAGCTTCGTGCGCGGCGAGATCCTCCCCACGAGCCAGCGAGGCGAGGGGGGATTCGGTCACACCGGCCGGTGAGCGACGCCTCCCCCGAGGCGGACTACCATGGTCCCTCAGCAGGCGGACGTGGCTCAGCTGGTAGAGCATCACCTTGCCAAGGTGAGGGTCGCGGGTTC containing:
- a CDS encoding (2Fe-2S)-binding protein, which produces MDELPVEIVVNGERVRALVEARETLADFLRDRCSLTGTHLACEHGVCGACTVLLDGAAVRACLLFAVQVRGQSVTTVEGLSPTDGTLSAVQEAFWANHGLQCGFCTPGFVVSMTAFLRDHPVPSDEEIREGLSGNLCRCTGYQGILKAVRAAAETLSGAEDE
- a CDS encoding xanthine dehydrogenase family protein subunit M; protein product: MKPALFDYHAPTTIEEAAALLHEHAEEAKVLAGGQSLVPMLALRLSRFEHLVDVNHVDELAGVDAEGEGLRIGAMTRQAVAERSAEVARRAPLLARALPFIGHFQIRNRGTVGGTIAHADPASELPAVACALDAEMEVASVRGSHRIAASSFFTSVWETALEPDELLVAVHLAAAPPRSGNGFEELAWRLGDFAIAGAACHLTLDAAGTVAHAAIALMGMGPTPLRAGAAEAALSGQDAGRVDLAEVAALALAGVSPVDDVHASAAYRLRVAAPMIRRVVGQALEEARRG
- a CDS encoding xanthine dehydrogenase family protein molybdopterin-binding subunit, with protein sequence MTQVEAGSAARFVGARARRKEDPRLLTGQGAYVADIELRGCAHVAFVRSPYPKATIDAFELDAARAAPGVRGVLTGAELSVGLKLPGGWRGSLLATTAVSYVGEPVVMVVADSRAEAEDAAELVEVRYTPQQPVIDLEEAVADTVFAHDADTSNAFNPSVSEGFATVDAALAAAPHCFTERIEQHRYVHSPMEGRAVAARWQSATGQLTVWISTQGPHPAVSHFASVMQVDQTKVRVIAGDVGGAFGQKISVSREETAIPVAARLLDRPLRWIEDRYENLVAGPHARREFADVSVATDEEGRILAMKVDHYQDCGAYGGSGGGNFVTMIPGPYRIPVVEVRSTSIRTNTSSRAAYRGPWMLESVLRETMLDLIARRLGIDVLEIRRRNILHREELPYRTGTGMNYDLITAEETMERAVALLDYGAFRSAQQEARREGRYLGVGISVFVEPSAMGARRVSDGAAIRIDTSGKVLVSVGSGSQGHSVETTICQIVADELGVDLADVSIVIGDTAATPFGATTGGSRNAVSGGNSAIKAAVDLRGKVLEIAGHALEASVEDLEIEKGVVQVRGAPVRQKSLGEIATLAETSLNLPAGMQPGLETVGRFTTSTGYTFSNATHVAVCEVDVETGQVAVRRFIVSEDCGVMINPNVVEGQIAGGVIQGIGGVLYEHFVYDEAGNPLTTTYLDYLIPTSTEVPVIEYDHLETAATTNPGGFKGMGEGGAIGAPAAIINAVADALAPFGVEITRQPLTPPRVLALLDGAALPA
- a CDS encoding NUDIX domain-containing protein yields the protein MPAVSAAFCCFRRTAEGAEVLLVHPGGPYFAHRDEGVWSIPKGLAEPGEELLETARREFTEEVGAPPPAGSVIELGEVRQRNGKRVVAFAAESDDPALAFVCSNDFELEWPPRSGELQRFPECDRGAWCSLAEAKRVLVEAQGELIDRLQEVLAGELR
- a CDS encoding acryloyl-CoA reductase — protein: MAGLGRFRALVATEQGVPPAFAEVGEESLGEGEVTVEVAYSSLNYKDALATTATAPVVRRFPLTIGIDLAGSVVASSDPGFSVGDEVLVAGGGLGEDHPGAYARYARVPAEWCVRLPEGLGAVGAMALGTAGLTAMLCCAALERNGATPERLGGEPVLVTGAAGGVGSYAVALLGRLGYTVVASTGRVEEAAYLSALGAARVVGREELAPVGRGPLGPVSFASAIDVVGGATLAEVLRRTAPNGTVAACGLAGGSQLESTVYPFILRGVVLAGVNSVTLHAEERRATWSRLGALLPDGLAGTVARVEALSEVASLAPEVLAGRVRGRVVLDVAR
- the orn gene encoding oligoribonuclease — its product is MLVWMDLEMTGLDPDRHVIVEIATLVTDDQLAIVAEGPDLVVSASADELAKMDAVVDKMHRESGLLAAIEASPLTLEEAGAETLAFIKEHVKEAGRVPLCGNSIGVDRRFLSRHLPEIENYLNYRSVDVSTVKELCRRWAPGLYGKAPKKSGNHRALDDIRESVAELAYYRDRFFRIADGDDGAPAE
- the dut gene encoding dUTP diphosphatase, translated to MIEVPIVLLDEELAAPAYARVGDAGADLVAREDLRLEPRGGRGLVSTGVAVSIPVGYAGLVLPRSGLAARHGITCLNSPGLIDSGYRGELQVLLVNTDPEIAYEVRRGDRVAQLVIVPVEQASFVRGEILPTSQRGEGGFGHTGR